A single Triticum dicoccoides isolate Atlit2015 ecotype Zavitan chromosome 2A, WEW_v2.0, whole genome shotgun sequence DNA region contains:
- the LOC119359725 gene encoding auxin-responsive protein SAUR50-like: MKGRRRSNRRLLRSFLGACRKLSAELQLLGPTASAWAQLEAGDEAIPVDVPRGHTVVYVGEELRRYVVRVSSLDHPLFRELLDRAREEYEFAADARLCLPCDEDIFLAVLCHVDSNHDYWRLALCS; the protein is encoded by the coding sequence ATGAAGGGACGACGGCGATCCAACAGGAGGCTCCTCAGGTCCTTCCTGGGCGCCTGCAGGAAGCTCAGCGCCGAGCTGCAGCTGCTCGGCCCGACGGCGAGCGCGTGGGCGCAACTCGAGGCCGGAGACGAGGCCATCCCGGTGGACGTGCCGAGGGGCCACACGGTGGTGTACGTCGGGGAGGAGCTGCGGCGGTACGTCGTCCGAGTCTCCTCCCTCGACCACCCGCTGTTCCGGGAGCTGCTCGACCGCGCGCGGGAAGAGTACGAGTTCGCCGCCGACGCCAGGCTCTGCCTGCCCTGCGACGAGGACATCTTCCTCGCCGTGCTCTGCCACGTCGACTCCAACCACGACTACTGGAGGCTGGCACTCTGCAGCTGA